One Corynebacterium efficiens YS-314 DNA segment encodes these proteins:
- a CDS encoding acyl-CoA thioesterase: MSDNQTTASPRSPDVTLRFLAAPTDVLMAGSHGVGGGRVLEWIDKAAYACATQWSGTYCVTAYVGHIHFTRPIPSGHMVEVRSRIAMTGRSSMHIVNEVLSADPRDGKFTRACDCLVIFVAKDTATGKTQEVPTFVPKTAEEERVLQSALSRIDLRRAIEAEMEKQTYDGPSDAPRLITRFLAKPTDINWGGKVHGGTAMEWIDEAGAACTMEWSGNHTVAVYAGGIRFYNPISIGDLIEVDARLMRTDTRSMQMSIHVRSGNPKGGRDHLRTAIHATVTYIGIDLDGQPLPAPQFTPVTPEDIQLAEHANILRDLRAEYSPVPLIPRHSMPRID; encoded by the coding sequence ATGTCTGATAACCAAACAACCGCTTCACCACGTTCCCCCGATGTGACACTGCGCTTCCTCGCCGCCCCCACCGATGTCCTCATGGCCGGTAGTCACGGTGTCGGGGGTGGTCGTGTCCTGGAGTGGATCGATAAGGCCGCCTACGCCTGCGCCACCCAGTGGTCCGGAACCTACTGTGTCACCGCGTATGTGGGGCACATCCACTTCACCCGCCCGATCCCCTCGGGGCACATGGTGGAGGTCCGTTCCCGCATCGCCATGACGGGGCGGTCCTCCATGCACATCGTCAACGAGGTTCTCTCCGCGGATCCACGCGACGGTAAGTTCACGCGCGCCTGCGACTGCCTGGTGATCTTCGTGGCCAAGGACACCGCCACCGGTAAAACCCAGGAGGTGCCCACCTTCGTCCCGAAGACCGCGGAGGAGGAGCGTGTGCTGCAGTCCGCGCTCTCCCGCATCGACCTGCGTCGCGCCATCGAGGCGGAGATGGAGAAGCAGACCTATGACGGCCCCTCGGACGCCCCCCGCCTGATCACCCGCTTCCTGGCCAAGCCGACCGATATCAACTGGGGCGGCAAGGTCCACGGTGGCACCGCCATGGAGTGGATCGACGAGGCCGGTGCCGCGTGCACCATGGAGTGGTCGGGCAACCACACCGTCGCCGTCTACGCCGGTGGTATCCGTTTCTACAACCCGATCTCCATCGGTGACCTCATCGAGGTGGATGCCCGCCTGATGAGGACGGACACCCGCTCCATGCAGATGTCCATCCACGTCCGCAGCGGCAACCCCAAGGGCGGGCGTGATCATCTGCGCACCGCGATCCACGCCACCGTCACCTACATCGGCATCGACCTGGATGGCCAGCCACTGCCTGCTCCACAGTTCACCCCGGTCACCCCGGAGGACATCCAGCTGGCGGAGCACGCCAACATCCTGCGTGATCTGCGGGCGGAGTACTCCCCGGTCCCGCTGATCCCGCGTCATTCGATGCCGCGGATCGACTAA
- a CDS encoding sterol carrier family protein: MKIDPHDTRVAVQAIADWIADPDNQEKPARKQLADATRLTARTLAQDAPGHSVEVRVPPFVAVQCIEGPRHTRGTPPNVVETDALTWLRLATGKTTFEEELANGRIEASGTRAGEISAWLPIISL; the protein is encoded by the coding sequence ATGAAGATCGACCCCCACGACACACGTGTCGCCGTGCAGGCGATAGCCGACTGGATCGCGGATCCGGATAATCAGGAAAAACCAGCTAGAAAGCAGTTGGCGGACGCCACCCGCCTGACCGCCCGCACCCTGGCGCAGGACGCGCCGGGGCACAGCGTGGAGGTCAGGGTCCCCCCATTTGTGGCGGTTCAGTGTATCGAGGGCCCCCGACACACCCGCGGCACCCCACCCAATGTCGTGGAAACCGATGCCCTGACCTGGTTGCGCCTGGCAACAGGGAAAACAACCTTCGAGGAGGAATTGGCCAACGGCAGAATCGAGGCCTCGGGTACCAGGGCCGGGGAGATTTCCGCCTGGTTGCCCATCATCTCGTTGTAG
- the purF gene encoding amidophosphoribosyltransferase yields the protein MHVAQLDQHTSPGSVVNYPYDDHNEQSPQEECGVFGVWAPGEEVAKLTYFGLFALQHRGQEAAGIAVGDGEQILVFKDLGLVSQVFDEPILESLQGDIAIGHTRYTTAGGNSWENAQPMFRMAPDGTDVALGHNGNLINHVQLREKATELGLVDPQQKPSDTDVLTALLANGIGDGDDLFESARKLLPEVRGAYCLTFTDGHTLYAARDPYGIRPLSIGRLARGWVVASETSALDIVGASLVREVEPGELIAIDESGLRSTRFAETNRKACVFEYVYLARPDSVIKGRNVNEVRLEIGRTLAREAPAEGDLVIPTPDSGTPAAVGFAQASGIPFGQGMVKNAYVGRTFIQPSDTLRQLGIRLKLNPLREVIAGKRLVVVDDSIVRGNTQRAVIRMLREAGAAEVHVRIASPPVKWPCFYGIDFATPGELIANAVTSDNEEEMVEAVRSAIGADSLGYVSIDGMVASTTKPVEELCLACFNGHYPMGLPEANPNAELVFKMQAGRQDKIGT from the coding sequence ATGCATGTGGCACAACTTGATCAGCACACATCCCCCGGTTCTGTCGTGAACTACCCCTACGATGATCACAACGAACAGTCCCCGCAGGAGGAATGCGGAGTGTTCGGTGTCTGGGCTCCAGGTGAAGAGGTGGCCAAGCTCACCTACTTCGGTCTGTTTGCCCTGCAGCACCGTGGGCAGGAGGCCGCCGGCATTGCGGTAGGGGACGGCGAACAGATCCTGGTGTTCAAAGACCTCGGTCTGGTATCCCAGGTCTTCGACGAACCCATCCTGGAGTCCCTGCAGGGGGACATCGCCATCGGGCACACCCGGTACACCACCGCGGGCGGCAACTCCTGGGAGAACGCCCAGCCGATGTTCCGCATGGCCCCGGACGGCACCGATGTGGCGCTGGGTCACAACGGCAACCTCATCAACCATGTGCAGCTGCGCGAGAAGGCGACCGAACTCGGCCTCGTCGACCCGCAGCAGAAGCCTTCCGACACCGATGTGCTGACCGCGCTGCTGGCCAACGGCATCGGTGACGGTGATGATCTCTTCGAATCCGCCCGGAAGCTCCTCCCCGAGGTCAGGGGGGCCTACTGCCTGACCTTCACCGATGGCCACACCCTCTACGCCGCCCGTGACCCCTACGGCATCCGACCGCTGTCCATCGGACGTCTCGCCCGTGGCTGGGTGGTTGCCTCCGAGACCTCCGCCCTGGATATCGTCGGTGCTTCGCTGGTGCGTGAGGTGGAGCCCGGTGAGCTCATCGCCATCGATGAATCCGGGCTGCGTTCCACCCGTTTTGCAGAGACCAACCGCAAGGCCTGCGTCTTCGAATATGTCTACCTAGCCCGCCCCGACTCGGTGATCAAGGGACGCAACGTCAATGAGGTCCGTCTGGAGATCGGGCGCACCCTGGCACGGGAAGCCCCGGCCGAGGGTGATCTGGTCATCCCGACACCTGATTCCGGCACCCCTGCGGCGGTGGGGTTCGCCCAGGCCTCCGGCATCCCCTTCGGGCAGGGCATGGTGAAGAACGCCTATGTGGGACGCACCTTCATCCAGCCGTCCGACACCCTGCGTCAGTTGGGCATCCGCCTGAAGCTGAACCCACTGCGCGAGGTCATCGCAGGAAAACGCCTCGTGGTGGTCGATGATTCCATTGTGCGTGGCAACACCCAGCGCGCGGTGATCCGCATGCTGCGTGAGGCCGGGGCCGCCGAGGTCCATGTGCGCATCGCCTCCCCGCCGGTGAAATGGCCGTGTTTCTACGGCATTGACTTCGCCACCCCCGGTGAGCTCATCGCCAATGCGGTCACCAGTGACAACGAGGAGGAGATGGTGGAGGCTGTCCGCTCCGCCATCGGCGCTGATTCACTCGGTTATGTCTCCATCGACGGGATGGTGGCATCCACCACCAAGCCCGTGGAGGAACTGTGCCTGGCATGTTTCAACGGGCACTATCCCATGGGATTGCCCGAGGCCAACCCCAATGCCGAGCTGGTGTTCAAGATGCAGGCCGGCAGGCAGGATAAGATCGGGACCTAG